In Hyphomicrobium denitrificans ATCC 51888, the DNA window AAAAGGCCCGGTCGAAACCGGGCCTTTTCGTATTTCCACCGATCGTTCAAGCGATCTCAATAGCTGTTGGAATAGCCGGGAGAAACCTGCCGCTGCGCTTGGCGGTAGACGTATTCGCCGTTCTTGCGCCGATAGACTTTCATCAGCTTGCCGTCGATGTAGACGTGGCCCTTCGGTGCCTTCTTGCGCGTGAAGCGCGGATTGTAGGCTGAGTCATCGCTGCTATCGCCCCAGAACCAGCTTCCGCTGTCGGCGTACCGCGGCTTGCGATCTTCTTCGCTGCGGCTCGCAATCTGAGTGCCGCCTTTCCAGTTCGGGCGGCCGTGAACGCTGACGCGCGTCCGGCTATAGCCGTGACGCTGGACGAGATTGTAGAACGTCGCGGCGTTGCCCGGCGCGAGCCTGATGCATCCGTGCGATGCCGGGCTGCCGAGATATTTCGTGTGCGAAGTTCCATGCACGGCGACGCCGCCGTTGATGAAGACGGCGTGCGGCATCGGCGCCATGTCGTATTTGCGCGAGTACCACATCTTCGCAGTCCACTGCGGATGGAAGTTGCCGGTCGGCGTCGCGAACGCGGCCACACCGGACGAGATCGGCCAGCTATAGCGCGCCTCGCCGTTGACTTTGACGGTCATCGTCTGGCGCGTGAGATCGATTGATGCCGTCAGCGTCGGCGGCAAAGGTTTCGGCTTCGGTTTGGGCTCGACGGCAGCGGCTTCCGTTGCGTCTGCGCCCTTCTCCGGCGCGGCAGTCGCGCTCGCGGCACTGCCGGCATTTTCACTGGTTCCGATCTCCTGAGCTGATACAGGAACAATCGGCAAAACAGCGAACAGCAACGCTGCCAAGGTTCGTGCGCGCAACATAACTCTCTCCCTACGCAATACGGCGGAGCCCACCTATCTCTATCACAAGATGCGACCGAGTAGGCCAGATCGTGCTTGTTATCGGGGAATATTCTAAACCAGATACTTACGAGCGACATGTTGCTCATGCGCCCGGCGCATGCGACGTGCCCTTTTATTGTGCGGGAATTACTGTCCCAGAAAGCCGGTCTCTAGTGCGAATTTTTAATGTGTTCGTAGCCGGCGAGCGCGCGGGCGCGGGCTTCACCATGCTCGACGATCGGATTTGGGTATGATTTCCCGAGTTTAACGCCGGCTTCCATGAGCGTGCCGGAATCGGCTTTCCACGGTGCGTGAATGATTTGCCGGGGCAATTTCGCGAGTTCCGGAACCCAGCGGCGGACATAGTCGCCATCGGGATCGAATTTCTCGCCCTGCAAGACCGGGTTGAATATACGAAAATAAGGCGCCGCGTCGGCGCCGGAGCCCGCAACCCACTGCCAGTTCGCCGAATTGTTTGCGAGATCGGCGTCAACGAGCGTGTCCCAGAACCAGGCTTCGCCGGTTTGCCACGGAATGAGCAAGTGCTTGATGAGAAACGACGCGGTGATCATGCGCACGCGATTGTGCATGTAGCCCGTCGCCCATAGCTCGCGCATTCCGGCGTCGACGATCGGATATCCGGTCTGCCCGGTTTGCCATGCTTTGAGATGCTTGGCGTTCCCGTGCCAGGGAAATGCCGAGAATTCCGGCCGAAACGGCTCCTCGGGCAATTCGGGAAAATGAAACAAAAGACCGGCGGAGAATTCACGCCAAAGAAGCTCTTTGAGAAATGTCTCGGCCGCATTGTCCGAGCCATTGGTTTTGCCGCCAGCGTGTGCCGCCGCATGCCAGCATGCAGCGGGCGAGATTTCGCCGAACGCGAGATGCGGCGACAATCGCGACGTGCCGGGCGTCGCCGGACAATTGCGGTCGCGCGCATACGATTTCAGCGCAGTTCGCACAAAATCGGAAAGCCGTTTGCGTGCGCCGGCTTCGCCCGGCTGCCAGGCCGCTGCGAAACCTTTCGACCAGTCGGGCTTTTGCGGGTGCAACGCCCAGTCGCGCAGACGTTCGCTTTTGGGCTGTTTCTCAAGCGTCGCGATGCGTTCGGGCGCGCGCACGGATTTCGCCGGAACGAGGTCTTTCATGATGGCGCGCGAAAATGGCGTGTAAACCTTGTAAAATCCGCCGTTGGACGTGCGCATGTCTTCAGGCTCGCGAAGCAGGCGGCCCCCGAAGCGGCGGCACGCGACGTTGGCGTCGTCGAGCTTTGTTTTCAGCCGCTGCTCGAGCGCGACTGCCCACGGCTCATAGCTGCGGGTGAAGTAAACGGCGGCTGCTCCGGTCTCCTCGATCATGCGCAGCAACTCGGTCTCGCTGTCGCCACGACGAAGCACGAGCGGGCCGCCGCGACTTGCGAGATCGCCCGCAAGCGCAGCGAGGCTTTTATCCAGCCACCAGTGCGACGCGCCGCCCATCTTCCATTGTTTGGGTGACGCATCGTCGAGAATGTAGAGCGGTAGGATCGGAGCGCCAGTATGGACCGCCGCCACGAGCGCCGCGTGATCTCCAAGCCGAAGGTCGTTGCGGAACCAGAGAACGATTGGCTTGTCATGCATGATTTTATCGCAGCGTCCCAATCCGACTGAATTCGGATAACGCTTTCGGGGCCGCTGCGTTCTTGCGGCAAGACGTCAGTTGCCAAACAAAAAGTCGAAGATCGTTTTCGGTTTTGGCGCGCGGCGCTGACGCGTTTCCCGCGATTCCCAAGAATCGTAGCGCCGTTGCGGAACAGGAGCGGCCGCCGCAACCGCGACGGTGCGCAGCTGATACTCGTCGGTTACGCCGTCGACGCTCGCGACTTGCAGGTGGTCGCCGTCCCACGTCCAGGTCGCGACGCGAGCGCCCTGCTTGTTGGGCTGGATCGCGATCACCTTCGCCGCTGCGATATCGACGATGGCTGCGAGTTCGGTGTCCTCTGGGCCGTTCTTGCCCGGCATGCTACCGCCCGAAAAGCGCAGGATACCGTAGCTCGCGTAGGGGGCTGTTTTCACCTCCCAGTCGAGCAGCTTCGGCAAGCCTTCGCCGATCATTTCGAGCGGCACGCGAATTTGCCCGTAGTCGTCGCTCACGGCGGTATATGTCTTTCCGTTCTGGACGACATGCCACTTCGGGATATCGAGCGACGGCTGCGGTTTGTCATCGCCGTCATCGATCGGTGCGCCCAGCCGCTTCAGCGCGTCGGCCGCGAACTGCCAGCTCGGCTTCAGTTGCAGCACACGTCGCAGATCGGCGATCGCGGTGTCGGCATGGCCGCTTGCCTCCGCGATCTCGCCGCGCGCCCAGAGCGCTTCGGGCGAATTCGGATCGAGCTTGATCGCCGTTTCGACGTCCTTCGCTCCGATGTCAGGCTGGTTGTTCTGTTTGTAGACGACGGCGCGGAACGCATATGCGACCGGCGATCGCGGATCGAGTTCGATGGCGCGGTTCAAGTCCGCATAGGCTTCGTCGGAGGCTTCGGCGAAGCTGTTGGCGAGGCCGCGCCCTTCGAACGCCGCGCTCGCGTTGGGATCGAGTTCGATGGCGCGGGAGAAATCCTTCAAGGCCGAGGCGGTATTGGCATTCAGCAGATAGGCGTAGCCGCGAACGACGTAGAGTTCGGTGTTGTTGACGTCGAACGCGATGGCGCGGGACAAGTCCTCGATCGCGTCGTCGCGCAGACCGATAGTCATCCGCGCTTCGGCGCGGTTGCGATAAGCGGTCGCAAAGCGCGCATCAGCGCTGACCGCACGCGAAAAATCGCGGATGGCGGCATGCGGCTTATCGGTCGCGAGATAGGCCAAGCCGCGCCCGGACAGCGGCGGCGCGCTGGCCGGCAACAGTTCGATCGCCTTCGTGAAATCACGGATTGCGACCGCGGGCTTGCCGAGCTTCATCTCGGCGTTGGCGCGATTGGAATATGCAGCGGCGTAGCCCGGCGCGAGCACGAGCGCCCGGTCGAAATCCTTCATCGCCTCGTCGAGCTGACCGACGGCCACGAGCAGGTTGCCGCGATTGTTGTAAGCAACGGGGTATTCGGGAAACAGCTCGACCGCGTGATTGTAGTCTTCGAGCGCCAGCTTGATCTGGCCGAGCCGTGCGTTGGCGACGGCGCGATCATTCAGGATCGTCGCGCGGCGGTCGTTGGCGAGGCCCGTGTCGCGCAGCGCTTCCGTGTAGGCCGTCACCGCGGTCGCAACGTCGCCGCGCACCATTTGCGCTGCGCCCTGCTCGGCGGCGGACGGCTGCGGCACGCCTTCGGCGGCCTGCACTCCGCTCGTGACGAAAGCCGACGCAACGAGTATCTGCGCGAGGCGTAGTGGCCGCAGCATTCCTGTCGTTCACCTTTCCAGCCGGACGTCCAAGCGATTCGCCGTACAGTCCTCTTAAATTGCCATTATGGCCCGGCAAGGAGCAATTGCGAACTGCCGCGGCAGTCAGCCTGTTTGACTTATAGGTAGGGCCTGCGTGACGCTGCAAGTCTCGTTTCGGAGACCGTTCCGATGAACCTCTGGCTGCGGCTTTTATGGCTCCTGCTGACGGCGCGGCGACGCGGGCCGGTCAGCCTGCCGCGCGAATCGTCGACGCTGAATTTCCGGGTGTGGCCGCACGATCTCGATCTTTCGTTTCATCTCAACAACGGCCGCTATCTGACGCTGATGGACCTCGGTCGCCTCGACACCATGGTCAGGTCGGGGCTATGGCGCGAGGTGATGCGTCACAATTGGACGCCGATCGCGAGCGCCATCACTATTCGCTTCCAGCGCGAGCTTCGTCCGTTCCAGCCATTCCGTCTCGAAACCAAACTGCTGTGCTGGGATGCGAGCCTCGTCGTCATGGAGCAGATTTTCGTCATCGACGGCGGACCGCGCGACGGTCAGGTCGCAGCGCGGGCGCTGTTCAAGGGCGGCCTCTATGATCGCAAGACGCGAAAGTTCGTCGAAATCGCGCAGCTGATGGCGTTGCTCGGAGTTTCGGAGACGAGCCCGCCCGCGACCTCGGAAGTCGAGGCGTTTCTTCATGCCGACGATCAGCTGAAACAGGCCGGGCGCGTTTAACGCCGTTTGCGGCTGTGAAGATCGGCTAACACCGGCGGCAGAAGCTCAGGCAGATCTTCAGCGATCAGACCGATGCCGAAGCGGCGCGCGCACTCTCCGTGCAGCCAGACCGCCGCGCAGGCAGCTTCGAACGCCGGCATGCGCTGCGCCAGAAGACCGACGACGAATCCGGCCAGTACGTCGCCCGATCCGGCGGTTGCGAGCCAGGGCGGCGCATTCGCGTTGATCGCCGCGCGGCCTTCGGGTTCGGCGATCACCGTGTCGCTTCCCTTGAGAATGACGATCGCTCCGGATCGCTCGGCTGCGTGCCGCGCGCGATCGAGCTTCGAGCCGCCGACATCGCCGAACAGGCGCTTGAACTCGCCGTCGTGCGGCGTCAGGACGACGGGCGCGGAACGCGCTTTGATCGCCGCAAACAAGCTGTCGGCGTTCAGCGTCTTGTCGCCGTTGCGCACCAGGAAGCCCATGCCGGCCTCTCGTTGCGGGCGATCATTGTCGCCGTCGGCAAACGACGTCAGGGCGTCAGCGTCGAGGACGACAGACGCAGAGGATCGCAAGATCGCGAGAACGTCCGCCGCCGTTTCGGCTCCGACGGATGCGCCGGGTCCGATCAGCACGGCGTTGCGCCTCGTATCGGCGAGAAAGTCGGTAAGCGCGGTGGGGCCCGCAACCGAGCGCACCATGATCGACGTGACCTGCGTGGCGATGATGGCGGTTGCGGTCGCATTGCCGACGAGTGTCACGACGCCGGCTCCGGCCCTAATCGCTCCGCGTGCGCCGAGGCGAGCGGCACCGGTTTGCAGTGCCGGCCCTGAGACGACAACGGCATGGCCGCGATCGTATTTATGTCCGGCGTCCTCAGGCCAGCGGAAAGACGACAGCCAGAGGTCCGTCCGGTTTTCGTGCACGGAAGGCTTCAGGGTTTCGAGGACTTTGTCCGGGATGCCGATCTGTGCGACGATGACCTCACCGCAGAGGTCGCGGCCCGGCATCAAAAGATGACCCGGCTTCTTGCGGAAGAACGTCACCGTCCTCCGAGCCTGAACGACCGGCCCGTCGCTTTGCCCCGTCGAACCGTTGAGCCCGCTCGGAACATCGACGGCGATCACCGGGATGCGGCTGGCATTTACGGCCTCGACCAGTTCGGCGGCTTCGCCATCGAGCGGACGCGAAAGTCCGGCGCCGAAGAGCGCGTCGATCACGATGTTCATGCTTTGCAACGCGTCGGGCGATGCAGGGCGAATGGGCAACGGCCAGCGGCGCGCCATCTCGGCGGCGTCGCCCTTCAATGCGGCGCGATCTCCGAGCAGAAAGACCCGCACGTCGAAGCCGCGATCGCGCAAATGGCGGGCCGCGACGAAGCCGTCGCCGCCGTTGTTGCCGGGGCCGCAGAGCGCGACGATGCGGGCGCTCGGGCGCGAGAGATCGGCGGCCAGTTTCAGCGCCGCTTCGGCGACGGCGCGGCCGGCGTTTTCCATCAGATCGAGGCTCGGGACGCCTCCCGCTGCAGCCAGACGATCCGCCTCGGCCATCTCCGTCGTCGACAAAAGTTCGTTCATGCGATGCGCTCGATCCTACGTCAGCGGCGGTCACGGCGCCGCGCCCTCGTCTGCCGCCTGAAATTCAAGCACACGGCTTGTTTTTTAGGCGTATAACTCGATCATGGCTGGCTATTTAATCCGCAGACAACAGCTAAGCCTTTGATTTGTCTTGCATTCCATGCCGGTGCCGAGACTGGCACGGCCCCTGCTAGCTATTTGGCCATTGGGCAGGTGCGGGTCGCCATTCGATATCCTGCCCATCATCAAGGGACGAAAATGAAAAAGATTGAAGCGATCATAAAGCCCTTCAAGCTCGATGAAGTGAAAGAAGCGCTACAGGAAATCGGCTTGCAAGGCATTACTGTGATCGAAGCCAAGGGGTTCGGCCGCCAGAAGGGCCATACCGAACTCTACCGCGGCGCCGAGTATGTCGTCGATTTTCTACCGAAGGTGAAAATCGAGGTCGTGTTGAGCGACGAGATGCTCGACAAGGCCGTCGAGGCCATTCAAAAGGCCGCGAAGACGGGCCGCATCGGCGACGGCAAAATCTTCATTTCGACCATTGAGGACGCCATCCGCATCCGCACCGGTGAATCCGGCCGCGACGCAATCTAACACCGCACGATCGAATTCCGGTTTGAACACATCAATCGGCCAACTCGGCTCGCCCGGAGCCGTAACGCATTGCAAGACAGGGGAGTGTCTATGAAGAACGCAAGTGACGTCCTGAAATTCATCAAGGACAAGGAAGCCAAGTTCGTGGATTTCAGATTCACGGACACCAAAGGCAAGATGCAGCACGTGACGGCCGACGTCAGCTGCGTCGACGACAGCGTGTTCAGCGACGGCTACGCCTTCGACGGTTCGTCGATCGCGGGCTGGAAGACGATCGAAGCGTCCGACATGACGCTGATGCCGGACCCGACGTCGGCGCACATCGATCCCTTCTTCGCGCAGACGACGGTCGTTCTGTTCTGCGACGTTCTCGAGCCGTCGACGGGTCAGCCCTACGAACGCGACCCGCGCTCGATCGCCAAGAAGGCCGAAGCCTACATGATGTCGCTCGGCCTCGGCGACAAAGTCTATTTCGGCCCGGAAGCCGAATTCTTCATCTTCGACGACGTCAAGTTCTCGACGGACATGTACTCGGTCGGCTTCAAGGTCGACTCGAGCGAGCTGCCGACCAACTCGTCGGCCGACATCGAGATGGGCAACCTCGGACACCGTCCGCGCGTCAAGGGCGGCTACTTCCCGGTTCCGCCGATCGACAGCTGCCAGGACATCCGTTCGGAAATGCTGTCGGTGCTGTCGGAGATGGGCGTCTCGGTCGAGAAGCATCACCACGAGGTCGCCGCCGCCCAGCATGAGCTCGGAGTCAAGTTCGGCCCGATGATCATGATGGCCGACCATATGCAGATCTATAAGTACGTCGTGCACAGCGTCGCGCAGGCCTACGGCAAGACGGCGACGTTCATGCCGAAGCCGATCTTCGGCGACAACGGCTCGGGCATGCACGTCCACCAGTCGATATGGAAGGGCGGACAGCCGATGTTCGCGGGCGACAAGTACGCCGACCTTTCGCAGATGTGCCTCTACTACATCGGCGGTATCCTGAAGCACGCGAAGGCGATCAACGCGTTCTCGAACCCGCTGACGAACTCCTACAAGCGTCTCGTCCCGGGTTACGAAGCGCCGGTTCTGCTCGCCTACTCGGCGCGCAACCGTTCGGCGTCGTGCCGCATTCCGCACGTTTCGAACCCCAAGGCGAAGCGCGTCGAAGTCCGTTTCCCCGATCCGGGCGCGAACCCGTATCTCGCGTTCACGGCGATGTTGATGGCGGGCCTTGACGGCATCCAGAACAAGATCGATCCCGGTCCTGCGATGGACAAGAATCTTTACGACCTACCGCCGGCAGAGCTTGCGAAGATTCCGACCGTTGCGGCCTCCTTGCGCGAAGCTCTCGACAGCCTCGACAAGGATCGCGACTTCCTCAAAGCGGGCGGCGTCATGAACGACGACATGATCGACGCCTACATCGCGCTGCGCATGGAAGAGAACATGCGCTACGAGATGACGCCGCATCCGGTCGAGTACGACATGTACTATTCGGTCTGAGGCGACCCAAAGATTTCAGGCACTACCTCAAGGGCGGTTCGAAAGGACCGCCCTTTTCTGATGGGCTCCGAACGCGTCAGTAATAGAGCAGCACGCCGGCGCAGATGGCGATCAGGGCGTAATAGAAAAACTGCCGCTCGCGCACGAGGAACCACGTCACCACGCGGCGCGGAATGTCCGCCCAGTTGTAGCGGCCGAGCGAGCCCAGCATCAGGCCGAAGATCAAGCCCAGCATCAGCGAATTGAATTGCAGGCCATCGGTCAGGGCCTTGAGATTATCCGGCGCATGTCCCGACACCCACGGCAGAACCGCGATGAAAAGCGCCGCCGTCATCGCGCCGAACGCCAGCACCGAAAAAAAAGACAGAACCGATCGCATCATCGCACGCACCTTGCGCGGGGCTGAGCCAATGCAAAAAGCCGGCTCCGTTTTCGACCCTTGCAAGCTAGCGCGATGGCGCAAACAATCTGTTAACCACGCTCGACTGCGCGGCGCTCACGCCTGTCGAGCAGCACGACGGCCACGCCGCAAATGATCATCAAGCCGGTCATGATCGCGACGAAGCCATTCACCGGCGACGCCGTCATCGCCACGCCAGCCGCGAACGGGCCGACGATGGAGCCAGCCTGATACATGACAAGGAACGCGGCGTTGGCGGCGGCGAGATCACCCGGCGCGATGCGCTCACCGATCACCGCGAGGCCCAACGTATAGAAGCCGAGGATGGCGCCGCCGAGCAGGAAGCACACGATCTTCGCCTGGCCGGAACTCGCTAAAGCGAACGGCAAGAGCAGCACAAGCAGCACAAACGCGACGGCGAGGCCGATCGTGACGGCGTGACGCGAGACCTTGTCGGAGAGCCACCCGATCGGGAACTGGAGAGCGATGCCTCCGATCGTCATGGCGCTGAGCAGGCCCAGCGCTTCGTTCTGCGACAGCCCGGCTGCGAGCCCGACGTTCGGGATGAGCGACAGGTTGGTGATTTCGGCGAAACCTCCGATGAATGCCGAGGCCATCGCTGCGGGCGCCATGCGAAGCGCGGACGTGACGTCGCTCGATCCGTCGTGACAGAACTCCGGCGCGAACCGCCGCGCCAGCAATATGGGGATGCTCGCCACCGCCGAGCCCAGCGTCCCGAC includes these proteins:
- a CDS encoding L,D-transpeptidase; this encodes MLRARTLAALLFAVLPIVPVSAQEIGTSENAGSAASATAAPEKGADATEAAAVEPKPKPKPLPPTLTASIDLTRQTMTVKVNGEARYSWPISSGVAAFATPTGNFHPQWTAKMWYSRKYDMAPMPHAVFINGGVAVHGTSHTKYLGSPASHGCIRLAPGNAATFYNLVQRHGYSRTRVSVHGRPNWKGGTQIASRSEEDRKPRYADSGSWFWGDSSDDSAYNPRFTRKKAPKGHVYIDGKLMKVYRRKNGEYVYRQAQRQVSPGYSNSY
- a CDS encoding cryptochrome/photolyase family protein, whose translation is MHDKPIVLWFRNDLRLGDHAALVAAVHTGAPILPLYILDDASPKQWKMGGASHWWLDKSLAALAGDLASRGGPLVLRRGDSETELLRMIEETGAAAVYFTRSYEPWAVALEQRLKTKLDDANVACRRFGGRLLREPEDMRTSNGGFYKVYTPFSRAIMKDLVPAKSVRAPERIATLEKQPKSERLRDWALHPQKPDWSKGFAAAWQPGEAGARKRLSDFVRTALKSYARDRNCPATPGTSRLSPHLAFGEISPAACWHAAAHAGGKTNGSDNAAETFLKELLWREFSAGLLFHFPELPEEPFRPEFSAFPWHGNAKHLKAWQTGQTGYPIVDAGMRELWATGYMHNRVRMITASFLIKHLLIPWQTGEAWFWDTLVDADLANNSANWQWVAGSGADAAPYFRIFNPVLQGEKFDPDGDYVRRWVPELAKLPRQIIHAPWKADSGTLMEAGVKLGKSYPNPIVEHGEARARALAGYEHIKNSH
- a CDS encoding tetratricopeptide repeat protein encodes the protein MLRPLRLAQILVASAFVTSGVQAAEGVPQPSAAEQGAAQMVRGDVATAVTAYTEALRDTGLANDRRATILNDRAVANARLGQIKLALEDYNHAVELFPEYPVAYNNRGNLLVAVGQLDEAMKDFDRALVLAPGYAAAYSNRANAEMKLGKPAVAIRDFTKAIELLPASAPPLSGRGLAYLATDKPHAAIRDFSRAVSADARFATAYRNRAEARMTIGLRDDAIEDLSRAIAFDVNNTELYVVRGYAYLLNANTASALKDFSRAIELDPNASAAFEGRGLANSFAEASDEAYADLNRAIELDPRSPVAYAFRAVVYKQNNQPDIGAKDVETAIKLDPNSPEALWARGEIAEASGHADTAIADLRRVLQLKPSWQFAADALKRLGAPIDDGDDKPQPSLDIPKWHVVQNGKTYTAVSDDYGQIRVPLEMIGEGLPKLLDWEVKTAPYASYGILRFSGGSMPGKNGPEDTELAAIVDIAAAKVIAIQPNKQGARVATWTWDGDHLQVASVDGVTDEYQLRTVAVAAAAPVPQRRYDSWESRETRQRRAPKPKTIFDFLFGN
- a CDS encoding thioesterase family protein, with protein sequence MNLWLRLLWLLLTARRRGPVSLPRESSTLNFRVWPHDLDLSFHLNNGRYLTLMDLGRLDTMVRSGLWREVMRHNWTPIASAITIRFQRELRPFQPFRLETKLLCWDASLVVMEQIFVIDGGPRDGQVAARALFKGGLYDRKTRKFVEIAQLMALLGVSETSPPATSEVEAFLHADDQLKQAGRV
- a CDS encoding bifunctional ADP-dependent NAD(P)H-hydrate dehydratase/NAD(P)H-hydrate epimerase → MNELLSTTEMAEADRLAAAGGVPSLDLMENAGRAVAEAALKLAADLSRPSARIVALCGPGNNGGDGFVAARHLRDRGFDVRVFLLGDRAALKGDAAEMARRWPLPIRPASPDALQSMNIVIDALFGAGLSRPLDGEAAELVEAVNASRIPVIAVDVPSGLNGSTGQSDGPVVQARRTVTFFRKKPGHLLMPGRDLCGEVIVAQIGIPDKVLETLKPSVHENRTDLWLSSFRWPEDAGHKYDRGHAVVVSGPALQTGAARLGARGAIRAGAGVVTLVGNATATAIIATQVTSIMVRSVAGPTALTDFLADTRRNAVLIGPGASVGAETAADVLAILRSSASVVLDADALTSFADGDNDRPQREAGMGFLVRNGDKTLNADSLFAAIKARSAPVVLTPHDGEFKRLFGDVGGSKLDRARHAAERSGAIVILKGSDTVIAEPEGRAAINANAPPWLATAGSGDVLAGFVVGLLAQRMPAFEAACAAVWLHGECARRFGIGLIAEDLPELLPPVLADLHSRKRR
- a CDS encoding P-II family nitrogen regulator, which gives rise to MKKIEAIIKPFKLDEVKEALQEIGLQGITVIEAKGFGRQKGHTELYRGAEYVVDFLPKVKIEVVLSDEMLDKAVEAIQKAAKTGRIGDGKIFISTIEDAIRIRTGESGRDAI
- the glnA gene encoding type I glutamate--ammonia ligase produces the protein MKNASDVLKFIKDKEAKFVDFRFTDTKGKMQHVTADVSCVDDSVFSDGYAFDGSSIAGWKTIEASDMTLMPDPTSAHIDPFFAQTTVVLFCDVLEPSTGQPYERDPRSIAKKAEAYMMSLGLGDKVYFGPEAEFFIFDDVKFSTDMYSVGFKVDSSELPTNSSADIEMGNLGHRPRVKGGYFPVPPIDSCQDIRSEMLSVLSEMGVSVEKHHHEVAAAQHELGVKFGPMIMMADHMQIYKYVVHSVAQAYGKTATFMPKPIFGDNGSGMHVHQSIWKGGQPMFAGDKYADLSQMCLYYIGGILKHAKAINAFSNPLTNSYKRLVPGYEAPVLLAYSARNRSASCRIPHVSNPKAKRVEVRFPDPGANPYLAFTAMLMAGLDGIQNKIDPGPAMDKNLYDLPPAELAKIPTVAASLREALDSLDKDRDFLKAGGVMNDDMIDAYIALRMEENMRYEMTPHPVEYDMYYSV
- a CDS encoding MFS transporter; translated protein: MTRTSDFNLTAVQRLLSLAAVTATAFGVGLSFGIGFPLTALTFEAWAQPKWMIGLAGAVPAIAVLLALPVLPRIVVRLGPVTAIALGCLAGAAGFAALYAFQSPAAWLIIRLLMSVGFALPWLAGETWINSVSEESTRGRVIAVYAIVFFTGFATGPFILQNLGLDGPWPFIVGTLGSAVASIPILLARRFAPEFCHDGSSDVTSALRMAPAAMASAFIGGFAEITNLSLIPNVGLAAGLSQNEALGLLSAMTIGGIALQFPIGWLSDKVSRHAVTIGLAVAFVLLVLLLPFALASSGQAKIVCFLLGGAILGFYTLGLAVIGERIAPGDLAAANAAFLVMYQAGSIVGPFAAGVAMTASPVNGFVAIMTGLMIICGVAVVLLDRRERRAVERG